One Portunus trituberculatus isolate SZX2019 chromosome 22, ASM1759143v1, whole genome shotgun sequence genomic window, ctctctctcttaattaactCCTTTACCTGTCTCCATAAACCAGGTAAGCGGCAACAGTAATCACAAGCCTTGCCcttcgcctcacctcacccatctcgccccaaacacacaccttgTCCGGCTCAACCTTTTACCTTGATTAACACAATTACCTGGACTCACCACACCTCAGGAATACTCACAGGGGCCGAGGAGAGCTGCAGGTGAACACAGATAGCTTCGGTAACCAAGAAACACTCCAGGTAAGTTTTGCTCGTGTTTATTCCGCTGAACACAAACagtcacacacgcacgcacgggttttctctctcgttctcacAGGAAGAGTACACAAGCGTTAATTTCTCCTCTGTTCTCCTCCACTCAGGGTTTAGAAGCTCTTCCGAGTCGTCGAAGCTTCAAAAGGCGACTGAATCATGTGTGTGTCTCAGTTCCTAGATTCGGTGATGTTTACAAGAGCGAGCACTTCTTCCTGCCTGACGCCGCCGTGACTCGGCCTTCGCCCAACAGGTTGCAGCACAGGCCTTGTTGTGAAACGCTCTACTCTTTCGTTTCATAGGCCAAAAAAGATGATCAGTCGGGTTCTCATGACTGTTTTACCCTCTAATGATGCAGAATTCTAGATAAAGTATAACCAGGATCGTTAAAATATCTTTGAAAATCTTGATAACGTCCATGACAGCTTGTTAATGATATAAAAGGTTTGAACGTCACTGAAAATCCTGATAACTTCCATTGCAATCTGCCAAATCATAAAACCTTGTTAAATTCCCACTAGTATCATGAAGACACCTTTGAAAACTCCGCCAACTTCTACCGTAGCCTTTCAGTGATACAGAACCCtcgctatcattattatcatgaaaACATTTTTGGAAAACCTCATAACGTTCATTACAGCCTGTCAATGATGCAAATCCCTCTTAAAATTTCATTATAACCATGATAATTTCACTACGGCCTATTAACGTTACGGAATCGTTGAATTGTCAgtaatatcataaaaaaaataataactttgtGGTAAGACCTCAATTTGCTCGAAAAAATTAGAAACTGAGACAAACACAGATGACTGATCGCCTCGCATGGAATATTAACACTACACTAACTTTGGCAGGGTGACTATTTGTGGCTAGAGGAGGTTTTGAAGAGTCTGGTGTTACACTGGTGACAAAAAACGGGAAGAGGGTTTAGTCTAGCACGGATTAAGCATCGAGAATTCAAAAGTTCAGCCGGACACGAATTCTACAATGATACAAGAAGACAATgtgttgaatctctctctctctctctctctctctctctctctctcaataaaaaagggcagaaaaacaaaaattaaaacagaaaCTATACAAAAATTGATTATAAGACGAAACCGAATGAAACAGTAACAGgaaacacaaatgaataaaagaaagacgaaaagaaattggtgaaagaaagaacacaagaTCATGAAACTGGACGAACgaagtgataaaagaaaggaaactgagaacacaaggaaataaatgcataaaagtGTTCTATAATGACGCTCGATGCTCTATGTACGCAAGAATAacgaatatatgaataaataaatgagtaaataaagaaagaaagaagaaaaaaaagaaagtaaggtaaaaaaaaagaaaaagaaagatagaaagaaaaaaatagatgaatacatGAAAATTGACTAGATTACaacggaaaataaaaaaatgtaataagaaattaaaacaaatgaagacaaaagaaaagaaaagaaaacaatcacgtaaaaacaataagaaagatataaaaagaagaaaaaaaacacgtcaaCTACGAAAAAATAGACGAATGAATTAAAATGACAAGAACAACCAAAAAATCaacgaaaaaaatcaagaaatgtaacaagaaaataagaaaaattaaaacaaaacaagacaaacgtaaaaaaaaacaagaaaaaaatacacgtcAGGTACAAAAACTTAATAAACaatccaataaataaatatctttgGTTTTCAGTGGAGTGTTTTGCAAAGTCACAATGATCACCTCACCTGTAGCTCACCTGTCACTAATCACCGCCAGGTATCACacggggagggggggggagggaacaCCAGGTAGCTACACCATAACACAACACCGGCGGGGCAACATCtgtcaagacacacacacacacacacacacacacacacacacacatacggatgatattttttctttttcttattgttcatattttcttttcgtttcccacttattgtttatcttttttttgttatttactcttttatttgtctacattattaattgtttttttttatttgtttctttctagtaccttttctctcgtgtttatgtttattttttttttcttatcttattctcttcctttcgttctttctgTTGTTCTATTCGTGTTCAAGTCTCAATTTGCTTCCTTATCTTAtctcagtttttctttattttctcttgcactttttcacatttttcattttctattgcaTTGTCcgtctctttccattttttttttctttaatgtgttTAGTCATGAGCATCTGAACTCTTTCCTTTGATATTTcgccattttattttttcttagttttcttttccttctgtccaTATTTCACATTTCACTCAATCTGCACTATGAATCTTCAAATCCTAACCCGttccccacaaaacacactgacacacacacacacacacacacacacacacacacacacacacacacactaccgtaTATTCCCTCTTGACTTTCACCTTCACGCAAAATTTCAATACCAAGCCACATTTTCACAGCAACGGGAATGAGGGAGACAAATTTCCTAGTGCACTGACGAGGCAAACTTCACTGTAAGCTGGTCACTATAGCACTGTAAGAGGAGAGTGACGTATTGCAGAGGtagcagacacacgcacacacatacacgtacacacatacatacgtaggGTACAGCATCACATCACATTACAGAACATCACTATAGAACATAACACGTTCACTaatcgcctttttttttcaccacatcGTTCAATGTACACTATTTACACACGTTCCCACACCTGCCCAAACGTGTCCACACCTGTTTTCCACCGCCGCGCTTCACTCAGTCTTGTAGAGTCCACACGCTTAGAAATAACAGGATAATCTTTCAATCACAgtcattttcttaactttttccatttttcaacCTTTTAGTTCTCCCACAGCAAAATACCGGTTCCTCAGCACTCAGCAGTCAGCACAAGGAACAGAACAGCACCGTTAGCAGCAGTCCGCGGCCTCAGAGGGACGTGGAATGAACAAACTGAACAGCAGGGAAGAATGAACACTAAGAGGAAATAGTAGAGTGTGCAGCATTATCTTGGCATCAGGTTACCATTGGCCGTTGCTGTGTTCCCTGCTGTgtttggtgctgctgctgctgtgactGCGTGCCCGTCTGCCCTGGGCCCTGTTGCAGCAGCTGTGGGGtggtctgttgctgctgctgctgtggtggttgttgtggtgtggtggtgttgtggtggtggtggtgcattggGGTAGGGTGAAGGGTGGGGGTGGCTGCTGGGGGTGTCTGGCCCTTCCTGACGTCTTCTATTACCGTAGGGCCCTTGGgaggaggcgcaggaggaggaggaggaggaggaggaggaggaggaagaatacgaggaggaggaggaggaggaggaggaggaatacgaggaggaggaggaggaggaggaggaatacgaggatgaggaggaggaagaggaggaggaggaggaggaggaggaggaggaggaggaggaggaggaggaggaggaggaagaggaggaatacgaggaggaggaggaggaggggagcaagttttgtagaaggaggagaaggaaagatgtcaatatgtataaaaaaatgcaagatcAGATgtactatactctctctctctctctctctcttaccctcttaCTTTCACAATCACATTAACCTCCCTCTTTaaaccattccttccttcattctagtGTGTCTCTTTCCCACACgtagacacacaaacatgcaTATCACCATTCCTTTCATCCATTCTACTTTCctacccacacaaacacacactctctctactTACGTCCAGCCCTCCTATTTGCCGCTTGAGCTGGGCCAGGCTGGAGGGTGTGCAGGCCATGGAGGCGAAGACAAGCCGTTCCTCGTAGTCATATTCACACAGAATCTTGTTGTCGCAGAGATAGAACTTATCACCAACGCAGAATCTTAGAGAGAAACAAGCGTGACGTGAGAAAGGGATTGTTGTAGAAGTGATGGAAGGGATTAAATTCAGGGATATAATAGAGATGAGTGTTTTTAAGTGATATGTAAACTCgactgaggaaagagaaagaaatttgtATGAGAAAGGAAGTAATATGTTAGAGAAAGCGATGGATGGGTAGAAATTCAgggaagtaatgagagaggagtTTTTTTTAGAGACAGAAAAggtagagatagataaaaaattaTATGCTAACTGTAATGTctcatggaagggaaggaaatttaGCGTGAAAAGGAAGTATTATTGATAGAGAAAGTAACGAAAAGGTAACAATTAAGGAAGATAATTAGAGAGGAGTTTtttaagagacaaaaaagatagatatagataaaaatgaTTTGTTAACTCGAATGActcatggaagggaaggaaatttaGCGTGAAAAGGAAGCATTATAATAGAGAAAGTAACGAAAAGGTAGCAattaaggaagataatgagagaggagtgatttaagagacaaaaaaaggtaGGGAGAGATAGAAATGATATGTTAACTTAAATGAGGAGGAAATTTAGGGCGATAAGGAAGTAATATATTAGAGGAAGTGACGGAAAGGTAGAAATTAAGGGAGATAATGAGAGATGAGTGAtttaagagacaaaaaaaaggtaGGGAGAGATAGAAATGATAAGTTAACTCGAATGATTAGTGGAAGGGTAGAAAATTTAAAGTGATATGGAAgtaatatattaaagaaagcgACGGATATGCAGAAATTAAGGGAGATAATGAGAGATGAGTGATTTTAAGTTATGTTAAATCAAATAATTGGTGAAAGAGAAGCTTAGTTGATGTGAAAGCTTATGGAAGTGCTAATATATGAAACGAATGACGTATGATAAAGATAAGATTGATAAAAATGATTACCTCTAACTCGAAAAAGctataaaacaaaaggaaatagagaggcaaataagagaaagacaagaaacaaacagataaatgacagaaaaagagaaaatataaaaaatgcacaaaatacacagaaaattaAGCGATAAAAGGGATAAATAGAcacgaataaaaataaaaataataaacaagaaaaaaattatgaaaaaaagttactaaacacacacacacacacacacacacacacacaaccttcccCTTAGAAACAAAAGACGATCGCTTCAAATCCCAGACACGGACTCCTATTCCTCAAAATGCGCAGGGGTGATGTGAGGATAGTTGCGCCTTTACCGGATATCCACGCGCAAACACACGAGGATGTTTGCGGCTTGGGAAAGGAAATGTTTAGTGTGAGTCTTGTACCgcggggaaaaaaggaaaatgaaaaaaaaagaaaggaggaaacaaataaaaaggaaaatagactaaggagggaaaaaaaaactggaaaatttgaaagaagataaaacaagaatggaaaaaagtaagaaaaaaataaaaacgagaaatggaagaagaaagaaaggaactggaaaagggaaaaatgggaaagaaaggaaaaaaagggaaggaaaatggaaaaggaaaaaggaaatgaaaaaacaaggaaaataggaaaagaaaaaaaaaaaaaaggaaaatggaacaggaagaaaaaaactgaaaagatcAGGAAAATTTGGAAAAATATTGTGATGtaatgcatttgtttttcctctccaattttatttcttattttcatttttcagtcaatttatctttttatatatattttcttattatttctgatGTTAATTTGATGTGAAAATATAacacactttattttctttatttttagtacACTTAgtctgcatttttctttttcttgtgctaATTTGATGTAGAAATATATAACACtatttccttaaccccttcagtactgagacgcatttttaccttgaattttgggtacaattagacgattttatttaaactaggaagggtctatggaggtcagattaatggccagagtcatcactatttcaatcaccatgtaagtttctgaagctgcataaaatcaaatagtaaccagaatgaatatggaaacacgtcctggtattaagggatgatttttttcttctaggtaTATTTAACTCccttagtactgggacgcattttttaccttgaattttgggtgtgattagacgattttatttaaactaggaagggtctatggaggtcagatgattaatggccagagtattcgctgttttaatcctcacgaagtttctgaagctgtatgaaatcaaattgtaaccaggatgaatatagaaacacgtcctGATACTGGAaggcttaattttttttaggtATATTCAAAACTATTTGCTTCTTTACTGTTCATCTATCaaccatttattcattattcagttATCCagcattcagacagacagacagacagataaacacacatacgATCCAGATATAtgctgacagacagacggacaggcagacCACTCacataagcaaacaaacaaataagaagaCAACCATacgaataaagaaacaagaaaaatcactcaaacaaccaaacaactaaaccatccatacacacacacacacacacacacacacacacacacacacacacacacacacacacacacacacacacacacacacaaagagacagacagatagacagacagacagacagacagaaagacagagacagacagaaagacagaaagacagacagacagacacacacagacacacacacacacacacacacacacacacacacacacacacacacacacacacacacacacacacacacacacacagagacaaacagacacacacagacacagacagacagacagacacagacacacacacacacatacacacatacagaaaaaaaaaagaaaaaatagaacctCCCTAAACGCGTCGAGTCTTCCCGTTCGTTGGGTTAAGATATATAAATACGTAAGACTCATTACCTGCAAGTCCCGAGCCTGACCTAATCAAGCGGGACGTAATGCGAGGGATTGTGAAGGCTTACTGCAAAGAAATAGTCCCCCATCGAGGCAAGATGCGCAAAAATGACCGGCCTTTGCATACTAATTCAACGGGTCTCGAGGGGCGGCCGGGGGAAAAAGAAGCGAGTGAgctgagagaaaatgggaaggtaaGACAAAAGATGCgggaaaaacaagggaaagaaggaaggatagagggaaagaaggaaaactctagaaaacaagggaaagaaggaaaactctagaaaacatgaaaaaagataataagcgaatgaagggaaaggaaacaagaagattagacaaaaaaatgagggaaaaacaagggaaagaagaaagaaaagaggaaaagaaggaaaactcaagaaaatatatagaaaggagATAGCAAGcggatgaggggaaaggaaacaaagtgaGACAAAACATGCAGGAAAAcaatgcaaaggaaaaaaatgaagggcgaggaaaaggatagaaaataagaaaagacgaaggaaaatctcaggaaaatggaaagatgaagaaaaagtgaagaaaaagggagaggaaagaaaaagaaaataaaagagaaaaaaaagaaagaaaagaggacgaggaaaaaggataaaagataagaaaagatgaagaaaagtaaaataactatgtagaaaagagaaagaaagcgagtgagagaaaggaaaacggaaaggaagaccaaaagatgcaagaaaacaacgaaaaggaagaatagagacaAGGAAAGGTATATACgctacaaaaaatataaagaaaagtaagaaaaaataagaaaaaaaaaagaaaagctagagacagagagaaaaacagaaaggaaagacgaaagataaaagaaaataacggaaagagagaatagaggacaaggaaaagaacagacggtaaggaaatgtgaaggaaaatcaagaaaaatgaggaaaaaggagaaaaaaacaattgaaagagagaaaaagagaaagaaaagaaaagatgcaagaaaaacaatggaaagagagaatagaggacaaggaaaagaacagacggtaaggaaatgtgaaggaaaataaagaaaaatgaggaaaaaggaaaaaaagcaagtgaaagagagaaaaacagaaaaggaaagaaaagatgcaagaaaaacaatggaaaaaagaatagaggacaagaaaaatgaaaaaaaatctagagaaaagagaaaagaagcgagtgaaagaaaaattgaaaaagaaaagatagaagaaagaaaacggaaagaaaaagacaaaggacaagggaaaaaattagacggtatggaaaaataaggcactTGAAAATATATTGAGGAGGAAAacgtaaacaagagagagagagagagagagagagagagagagagagagagagagagagagagagagagagagagagagtttattgacACTACAGTACACATTCACGTACGATTAATGTGTTAGAATAATGAGGTGACTAAAAGGAGGATTTGCAGGATTACACAAAACGACTCTATCATTAATCCCTGTTTCGGGCGATTTAACGAGTATTTTTTCAAGGGAGACTTCGttattccattcatttatttattcattttgttgttttgtcctTTGTTTGTGTTCCGTAGTGATTccgcttcccgttttctttattttcgtgaatttttttctattttgcatttttttttttataaaggatGTTttgtagattaggttaggttaggttaggttaggtctctctctctctctctctctctctctctctctctctctggtatcaaAAATCtcgaaagaaaacagaaaattgtCCATATCTTGTTACtactgaagaaaatagaaaagaaaaaaggaaaaagttttattatttttgttgtctaaGATAATTATTGTTCGTTGTTAATttttctagctttttttttctagctacAGTGATATTGGGttagtttgctctctctctctctctctctctctctctctctctctctctctaaggagtAAATACCATCTCGTTTGCATTCATAACTTGTGTCCTGTTAACGTTTGCTTATAGTGGTAGGACgtgaccgctctctctctctctctctctctctctctctctctctctctctctgatgtaaaGCCCCCCAAAGGAACCAAGTTTTAAGTATCTTCCCTtagtttccttatctctcttcaaACCGAgtgagcaagaaagaaaagaaaaagaaagaaaagaaaaaactaacaatACCGAATTTTTGGCCGTAAAacatatctctccctctccctctccccccttctctctctctctctctctctctctctctctctctctctctctctctctctctctaattagacTAAGGGCAGTAGTTAAGTCGTATCGTTTCCTTAgcctttaggagagagagagagagagagagagagagagagagagagagagagagagagagagagagagagagagagttattgaaaGAATATAtcgtttctctttatatttcaatCAGTAACGTCttatttctccccctctctctctctctctctctctctctctctctgccaggtaATCACAGGTAATTTATCTAAGACACACCTAAGGAAACCCTCGTCTAGCCAGGTAAACTTTTGTCTCTGATGCAAATCCCACCATtatcctcttttcctgtttcccttcttctccctttcctctcttcaccctcttccttttatttcaaacGTTTTTCTAGATCTCTCGAAGGAAACGTTTCTTTTCTGTGGAGTGGGAAGCGTTTTCTCTCAGTAggtacgttttctttcattctatttatttacttttttttttaggttggtTATGAGTACAAGATCAAGAGCAGGATTGAAGAAGACGATGAGGAatttgaggagaaagaggatttgAACaggtaatgaagaagaaatacgaagaaaagatgatgatgatgaggataaaaaaaaagagaaagagaagaataagacgaagacgatgatgattaaaataaaggaaagaaaacatcactcattctctatttttcgtctcactactacaccaccaccaccaccaccaccaccaccaccagaactaaacacacgaacaacaacaagaagaaaaccagATCTCAAACAAACTAAACCCCAAATCCAACacaaacacgaaggaaaaacaaacacacaaaacacacgaaaaaaaaaaaaaaagagaagaccaTATTAATTCACCGCGATATTCGATCCTGTAAAAGAAGCGTTCGATTCCTTGattagaaacaaacaaacgaaggcAAGAAGCGTGGAATCGGCTACCCTATTGTAAACAAGATTAACtcgaagagggaggaggagtgttgggGAGAAATCGATCAGGAGGAAACTGCAGGGGGAAACTGTgctaaggagagggagagagagagaggaagagagggtctgaaggaggaagtgtagtggtttaaggaaaaagaatgaatgcgtaagtgaaaggaaggagagaaggaaggaaggaaggaggaagaaggaaaagaagggaagggagggaatggaaggcaagggaaggaatgaggaaaggaaggaaggaaggaagagaaggaaggaaggaaggaagagaagagaaggaaggaaggaaggaagttaagaaaaagaaagaatggaaggaagagaaggaaaaaagaaggaaggaaggaagaaagaaagaaggaaggaaggaaggaaggaaggaaggaaggaaaggaaaggaaaagaaaggagagaaaagaaaagaaaagaaaaggaaagaaaaagaagaagaaaggaaaggaagggaaaggaaggaaggaaagaaggatggaagaaaaaaaataagttaaaaaaaagatggaagcatgagtaaaaggaaggggaaaggaaagaaggaaggaaaaaaggaaagaaaagggaaagaaaaaaggaaggaaaggaaagagtaaagaaaggaagaaaggaaggaaagaaggaaggaaggacggtaAGATGTGTTAAGATAAAGGATGGATGCacgagtgaaaggaaggaaggaaggaaggaaggaaaaggaataaggaaaggaataaaggtaaGTAAGTGAAAGATTAGTAATAAAAAGGCAAAACTAacggaagcaaagaaaaatgtaagtaaagaaagatagaaaatagaaataataaatgaaaatgaagacgaaaacacacacacacacacacacacacacacacactcactcactatctatcaatctatgtaTCGTTATCTCTTCTAACTAAcatctcttatttatttcttgcactttttccttcttccttctccatcttttctgtttcctcttctccttctacatttcttaaccccttcactactgggacgtggttttatatttcttctgcttactatttgggagTTTTATGCAccttcagaagcttatgtggggattaaaactaGCGAAGACTCCTtacaataatcttctgaccttcatagacccttcctgatgtcaataaaatcgtctaatcacactcaaaactcatagtaaaaagaGCTTAACCTTATTTCCCTCACTCTCATCTCAtccttccagaaaaaaaaaactgaaggaaatattATCTTACATACCAAACACAACACCTTTTCACGTATCagcccttcattctctttccctcacctgtGATTGCACTGCTGGCACGCGAAGCACTCGAGATGATACACGTTGTTCCTCGCCCTCATCACCATCTCAAACGCTGGGATCACTTTGGAGCAAGCTGAGCAGTAACCAGTGGTCCCAAATAGCCTGTTAGGAGACACGACCCAGGATTAGCAGTCACGTCTTTCTTCTACTGTTTAGCGGAGGGCATTTAGTGATATAGGTGGATATTCTCAGGGTTAGTAATCAGGATGAGGGAAGATACTGTTGGTTCAAGCTtgataagagaaagataaggatgatgagaggaaaagagggaaaagtggtaaaaaagaggaagaggtagaggaaaatgatgagaagtgacgagaacgaaagaaaagtaataaaaaggaagaagagaaataaaagaagagaaggaagacggggatgagaaaggaacaaataataaagaggagaatgaggaagtgaagaaaagaaaaaaaaaaaggaaaaggaagacaagaaagaaagacaaaaaaaacgtaataaagagaaggaagacgaaaatagATGAGAACAAGATGAGAAGGAcgagaaagtaatgaaaaataataaacagaaggaagagaaaaaaagaagaaaaggataaggaggacgaaaaagaaatagaaaaaataaagagaaaatagaagagaaagagaaagaagaaaagaatggggacgtagtagtagtagtagtagtagtagtagtaatatatagtatagtagtagtagtagtagcagtagcagtagcagtattagtagtagtagtagtaatagtagtagcagtagtagtagaagtaatattaGTAACACCAGCAGAAGGCGCAGAAGGAGTCATGCGTGCTGCCCCCACCTGAGATAGTCCCTGCGGCAAAGGATGAGGTTTCCTTGGTGAAGAGAGTAGAGCCCACCTCGCCCAGCCGACAGTCACAGCACCCACACTTCAGACAGTCCTCGTGCCAATACATCTCCAGCGCCTTCAGTAGGAACCTGGGGgcgttgtggcggtggtggtggtagtaatagtagtgttagtggtggtagtaattgtagtgATAACAGTAGCGATAGTGggggtggtaacagtagtagtagcagtagtagtggtggtggtggtagtggtagtggtgaagttACATTAGATAAGATTCAGGTGTTCTATCAGGTTAGATTGCGTTGAATTAGAATAAGTTGAGTTAAGTATAAGCTAACCTGTCTTTAATCTAACGTTATACCTACCCTCTAGTCACCTTAAGATGCCgcaggttagattagataagaaaactgaggttaagttaagttaggttaggttaggttgggttagatttaggttaggttaggttaggttagggttaggttacaATCAGGAAACAGGTAAACTGAACATCCTCACTCACCTGTCGTTAATCCTTTTACCGCAGCCCGCGCAGTCCTGAGGGCTCGTGTTGCGTTCAGTTTCCGTCACGGGCTTCATGGTCATCTGTACCGGGCACCAAGAGAGCACAAATCACCATCTCACCATCACACACTAGCAAACACTCGTCTATGTCACCATTGGACATTAGGATATACTAAGATGCTTTCGTTCCTCACTATCAGGCAGCAAAATACACCAACACACTTATGTCACCATATCACAATCACACAGTAttattcactctctcacttcactATCCGGCACAAGGACATATTAACATACTTTCATACCTCAGCATCaggcaccaaaacacactaacacactttTTTTACGTCACCATCACGCACCAGAACACAATCGTCTACTTCACCATTAGTAAAAACACATTACCTGATTCGTATTTCACCATCAGGCACCACAGACACATACTTGCATCTCACCATCTACTAGggacattattttcttcattataaggcacca contains:
- the LOC123507564 gene encoding LOW QUALITY PROTEIN: LIM domain only protein 3-like (The sequence of the model RefSeq protein was modified relative to this genomic sequence to represent the inferred CDS: inserted 1 base in 1 codon), which encodes MTMKPVTETERNTSPQDCAGCGKRINDRFLLKALEMYWHEDCLKCGCCDCRLGEVGSTLFTXGNLILCRRDYLRLFGTTGYCSACSKVIPAFEMVMRARNNVYHLECFACQQCNHRFCVGDKFYLCDNKILCEYDYEERLVFASMACTPSSLAQLKRQIGGLDGPTVIEDVRKGQTPPAATPTLHPTPMHHHHHNTTTPQQPPQQQQQQTTPQLLQQGPGQTGTQSQQQQHQTQQGTQQRPMVT